A single genomic interval of Chitinophaga sp. 180180018-3 harbors:
- the yidD gene encoding membrane protein insertion efficiency factor YidD, translating to MRWLSYPFIFLIKIYQWFISPLLGSKCRYTPTCSQYGLEAFKKYGPFKGGYLTIKRILSCHPWGGHGYDPVP from the coding sequence ATGCGTTGGCTGAGTTATCCTTTTATTTTCCTGATAAAAATCTATCAATGGTTCATTTCGCCCCTGTTGGGTAGTAAATGCCGGTATACGCCCACCTGTTCCCAATATGGGCTGGAAGCATTCAAAAAATATGGCCCTTTCAAGGGAGGGTATCTTACCATAAAACGTATTTTATCGTGCCATCCCTGGGGAGGGCACGGATACGACCCGGTTCCCTGA
- a CDS encoding ribonuclease P protein component: protein MAIKTYSFRKEERLKSRKLIETLFREGKAFSVFPYRVIYMPLKEQGNSPVQVGFSVATRRFPRAVDRNRIKRLGREAWRLQKQELYDHLKIQSRQLAVFLIYTDKKIPDFSTLQGKISVILKKLLTTAG, encoded by the coding sequence ATTGCCATAAAAACTTATTCTTTTAGAAAGGAAGAAAGGTTAAAAAGCAGAAAACTTATTGAAACGCTTTTTCGTGAAGGAAAAGCGTTTTCTGTTTTTCCATACCGGGTGATATATATGCCTCTGAAAGAACAGGGCAATTCCCCGGTACAGGTGGGTTTTAGCGTCGCTACCCGCCGTTTCCCCCGCGCAGTAGACCGTAACCGCATCAAACGCCTGGGACGCGAAGCCTGGCGCCTGCAAAAGCAGGAACTCTATGATCACCTGAAAATCCAGTCGCGACAGCTGGCGGTTTTTCTCATCTATACCGACAAAAAAATCCCCGATTTTTCTACCCTGCAAGGCAAAATTTCGGTAATTTTAAAGAAGCTACTGACGACTGCCGGCTAG